The segment agatttttgctggttattggtggtctgggagcagacaccgtctctacggggatggggtaatgaggggatggcagggggagagaagctgcagagaggtgtgtaagactacaactctgcttcctggtcccaaccctggatagtcacggtttggaggatttaagaaattggccagatttctagaaatgagagctgctccatccaaagtgggatggatgccgtctctcctaacaagaccaggttttccccagaagctttgccaattatctatgaagcccacctcattttttggacaccactcagacagccagcaattcaaggagaacatgcggctaaacatgtcactcccggtctgattggggaggggcccagagaaaactacagagtccgacattgtttttgcaaagttacacaccgatttaatgttaattttagtgacctccgattggcgtaaccgggtgtcattactgccgacgtgaatatgcttagccttagccagcagtttcaaatttccttcaatgtcgcctgctctggcccccggaagacaattgactatggttgctggtgtcgctaacttcagatttcgcaaaacagagtcgccaataaccagagtttgatcctcggcgggtgtgtcgtcgagtggggaaaaacggttagagatgtgaacgggttggcggtgtacacggggcttctgtttagggctacgcttcctcctcacagtcacccagtcagcctgctttcccggctgctcgggatctgccagggggtaactaacggcggctaagctaccttggtccgcaccgactacaggggcctggctagctgtagaattttccacggtgcggagccgagtctccaattcgcccagcctggcctccaaagctacgaataagctacacttattacaagtaccgttactgctaaaggaggccgaggaataactaaacatttcacacccagagcagaaaagtgcgggagagacaggagaaaccgccatgctaaatcggctaagagctagtagctacgctaagctagcggattcctaaaaacacgcaaagtgaataatgtgtaaataatttagaggtgattcagcagaaggagtgctttagttaaggcacgtaaagattacactgggaaacaaatcgtaatctagataactagatcaatctaactgcgcagattaaacagctaacagatacagaaaaacaccgctgtgctccggaacaggaagtgatacaataccgcagtgagagccaaccaccagtagaggcaagcaaggagtAAATAGATTAAATTGATTTTCATGATGCTATCACGAACTAGCATGAGATCAGGTTGCTCTGCCTGATGTTTGTCAATGctctttattattataattttttttaaaaattgtctaTAAAGCAGAGCCATTGTGGAAATCTCAACTTTTCCTCGTGGAAAACTTGTCCTCAGCTTTTCCATGGCTATGCGGAAGTTAAGCTGTTAGCCAAGCCAGCACTTGTTTTCCCAATAATTTCACCATCACTAGTGTTGGATATTTCAAGAGGGGGGTTCAAACCAGAAATCCACCCCGTAGCTCCGCCTGTGGTCAGTTGCAcattgttttaaatgtttgaTTTGCTGAATACAGGAAAAGAGCACACACTGTCTCTCCCCCTCCCGTTTGCTCCTTGGAGCCACAAACACAAAGTCGGGATGGACTCACAGCACAGTAGATGGGGCGCAGCGACATGAGGCGCTCCACGTGGTAGGACAGGGAGCCACTGTAGGCATCCCAGTGGGGGTACTCGCCCCTCTCCAGGATGAACTGCTGGCCCTGGAAGTCATGATGCTCAAAACCCACccagcttcacacacacacagaaagagagagagagagagagacaggggtCAACTCACAGACATGGCTTTGATGGCCATAAACCAAACAGAAAAACAAGGACGTCTGCTTTTCCTTCATTCACTCagagtttgtgtgtttttttttaaatgttagtgGAATATTGAAATATGGTTGAACTTACGCTCCACTCTCCACCCTGATGGAGCGGATGTTGTCCATGCCACACTCCTGGATGTTGCAGCACTCTGAGGTGAACTCCAGGCACTTGCCCTGGAAATGCTCCTGCTCAAACACAGTCACCTGGAAGGACAGATGGGGCAACAACgcagcaaaatctatttagttTTGGAGAATCAGGCTGGGAATTGCTTGAAATGGCAACAGAGGGATGTTTACCTTGAAGAAAGGAGCCATGCCCATCCCTGAGTTGACCAGCGGCTGCATCATTGGGGATCTTGTAGTTCTGAACATCTTTATGTCTGAGGAGGCAAACAGAACAAGAAAGGAGATGTGGGACGTAACAGGAGAGGAAATTCCAGGTGTACCACTTTGATCCACCGGAGGATCAAAGTGGTACACAGTGAATTTTTAAAAGatatcaaaagaaaaaaaaaaatcacttatagTTAATTTGGTGACCAGGAGCCATTCTATCAAGACCAATCAgctatttatttaatatttcatGTCACAAAAGCACTTTTTGTCCTCAGAAATGAATGGTAATATGAAGAGATGACACTGCTCAGAttatttaagtgtttttttttggggggggggggggggggggggggtgctgcgcTGCAGTGCTGGAAGCAGAGCTGGATCCTTACCTAGACTGAATGGAACAGGTCCGGAGTGTTACGCACCTGCCGCCTGCCTCGCGTATAGAGTTTTGAGAGAACCTGGCGCTTCAGTTTTATACCAGCAGGTCAGGGAGCACGCATACCGACGTGTGCGCGCTCCTGTCGTGCGCTGTGCAGTGGCCAGCTCAGCAGATCTCATAGTGCTGCTGGCGGCCCCAAACAAAAGGGCTCCGGTATGTTCGGACCCCGGTCAGCAGTCCAGCGAGCGCTCACGCACAAAGGGCCGCGATCTGCATGCAGAATGTGGGGATTAAAGGCGGAGAACACAACTGTACATGAACATATACTCAGGGTGATGGGTGAAAGTTTTACCTTCATGTGTCAAGACCTATCGCCAAACCGTCTCACACCAGCAGACGTGCACAGTGATTTTTGATGGCATGAAATAACttattgcacaaatgacagaaacccATAAAACATATAGTTGTcctgataagataagataaactttattgatctcacagaggagaaattcacatggtacatcagctcttaaaaatcacaagatgggtgcaagtagaggaaaatgttcatcaaacagcgtgtgcaaagataagcaataataataatacttgtaacagtacaaaacataagaaatgaggtagaaatagaatatatatatataatatatatatatatatatatatatatatatatatattatatatatatatatataatatatatatatatatatatatatatatacagtagtgttcagaataatagtagtgctatgtgactaaaaagattaatccaggttttgagtatatttcttattgttacatgggaaacaagttaccagtagattcaatagattctcacaaatccgacaagaccaagcattcatgatatgcacagtcttaaggctatgaaactgggctattagtaaaaaagtagaaaagggggtgttcacaataatagtagcatctgcagttgatgctacaaactcaaaactattatgttcaaactgctttattaacaatcctgtgaatcactaaactagtatttagttgtataaccgcagtttttcatgatttcttcacatctgcgaggcgttaattttgttggtttggaaccaaaattttgcttgtttactactgtgcttggagttattgtcttgttgaaacatccacttcaagggcatgtcctcttcagcataaggcaacatgacctcttcaagcattttgacatatccaaactgatccatgatacctggtatgtgatatataggcccaacaccatagaagaagaaatatgcccatatcatgatgcttgcaccaccatgcttcattgtcttcactgtgaactgtgacttgaatttagagtttgggggtcatctcacagaacaattttactctcatcagtccacaaatattcctccataataatttttttccttcaaattctactcacagcacccataatgacaacatgaaaaaaagttttttgcaatttttttttttgcaaaattattaaaaataaaaaaactaagaaatcacatgtattcacagcctttgctcaatactttgttggtgcacattcggcagcaattacagcctgaagtcttcttgaatatgatgccacaagcttggtgcccctatctttggtcagttttgcccattcctccctgcagcacctctcaagctccatcaggttagatggtgagcgtcagtgcacagccattttcagatctctccagagatgttcagtcagattcaggtttgggctctggctgggccgctcaaagacattcacattcctgaagccactcctttgatatctggctgtgtgcttggggtcattgtcctgctgaaaggagTGAACCGtccgccccagtctgagatcacaagcgctctgtagcaggttttcatccaggatgtcctctgtacattgctgcattcatcttccctcaatcctgactagtctcccagttcctgccgctgaaaaaacatccccacacatCCCTCTGGATAACAAATTTCAGCTCCTACCTTCTGGTTGCAGTTTCAAAGTCCCAAGGTGTAGGTCAAAATGCTATAGGAGCAGTTTTATTCCATCTGCGATTGGTCACTTGAGCAAAACTCCAGGGTttgcacatatttatttatttatttatctatttacttattatttatttatgcaacTATTTAATTTCCCTTTGCATACTGATTTTATGTTGGCAGCCTTTTAGTGGTTTCTCTTATTCCTGTTGTTAAACTTTTAGCCCGTGAGTacttgtttgtgtctgtgtcatgcttttgttttgcatatgttctttttcagtatttttagtgtttttattGCCAATGTTTTTGTCTGAGTAACATGGACGCCCTTTGTTCTGTTTTTGCTGCCTTTTACTAAAAAatagcttccatctggccactctaccatacattggtagattgctgcagattgtccttctggaaggtttttcctctcctccacagaggaattcggagcactgacagagtgaccatcgggttattggtcacctccctgagtaagATCTCTCTCCCCCGATCGCTCCGTTTAGacgagcggccagctctaggaagagtccctggtggatctgaacttcttccatttacagatgatggaggccactgtgcttattgggaccttcaaagcagcagaaatatttctgtacccttccccagatttgggcCTCAAACAGTCTGTCTCactggtctacagacaattcctttgactttgtgcttggtttgtgctcctgacatgcaccgtcaattgtgggaccttatatgtatcaTGTCCAGTCCAACTgtattaccccaggtggactccaattaagctgtagaaacatttcaagaatgatcagtggaaacaggatgcacctgagttaatttcgagcttcatggcaaaggctgtgaatacttacgtacatatgatttcttttttattattttaataaatttgcaaacaatctaaaaaacttttttacattgtcatatggggtattgtgtgtagaattttgagggaaaaaaatgaatttcatccattttggaatcaggctgttacataaaatgtggaaaaagtgaagtgctgtgaatacttaatggATGTACTGCATCTGTAGCATGTCCTTGGCACTTTTAGACAACCTTCTCTTGATGTCATGGCATGTACAACAATgtgcaacccaatctcatgccattttgtgatggcatcataaCAAGGAAATTTATATATTAGTTCTTGATACATCACAAAAAGCAGCACATTTTTGTAACAGGAGCACAAAATGATTTTGTGACGGCATCATGAAATGCacggggagtgggggggggggggagtgtcagTGGGGCTAAGGGTTTGGGTAAGaggaagtaaaagtaaaaaaataaataaataaacgcatcacgaaaatgtgactggaTCACAAAATCAAATCGTGGGACTGCAATGTTACAGGCTCCTTGGAAATGCAAGGAATTACAAAAGGTACCTCacattcatgcaaaaaaaaaaaaaaaaaaagaacctaaACATAACAAAAATCCTGCAATCCTTAAAGCAAGACCATGGCACAATGATATAACATCCTAGTTTATTATGGGCACACTCCCAGATTTTCTAAGGGTTTCAGCAGTTTCAAATTATGACCTTCTGTGATGTGTATTCATGAAACTGGTAAGTGGGCTTAAGTCACACAATGAGAAAATTATTATGTAGAGTCCAataatttaagaagctgaaacatGAGCTCTGAATAGTCATATCAGGAATCAGGTAGTCAGACTTTAGTTTGCTCTCCAGTATCTGTCGGTCATGTTCTTCCTCCGAGCATTCCCCTCTGACTGTCCCTCTCTGATGATGTGGGCTTTCTTTTGTGTCGTGCCTCTGACCTCAGCAGGTTCATTTCTCTCTCCCTAATCCCCATCCTGTGGGCGCCAGCGTATAAAAGGGAGGAGCGCACTCCGAGCCACACACTTTCAGTGAGGCTCGGTGCGGCACAGACATTGCACACACCAACAGGTAAGGGACACAACCTGCACTTCCTGACGGCAGGTGTGCACAGATGCAAAGGAGAGAATACTTCATCTGTGATTTGTCAGTCATCATTTCATTTCTTGCACCACTTGGCACAGTTGGGATTTGACAAAAATCTACATGGTCCTTTGTTTTGCTCTCTTTTCACCCCAGTAATCATGTCTAGTGGAGATAAGTCCAAGACTTCATCCCAGACTGATGGGAAAGCTGCTCAGAGCAAGAAGTCTGAGATGGAATGATGTCCTACAAGGTGGGTTTTGCTTCATAGAAGTGGCTAATTTTAAAAACATATCGACCCACACCGactcctctgtgtgcgtgtgtcaccACCAGATGTACGTGTTCGACCAGGAGAACTTCCAGGGTCGGATGATTGAGATCTCCAATGAGTGCATGAATGTGTGTGAAATGGGCATGGACCGCGTGCGCTCCTTGCGTGTTGAGTGTGGACCGTAAGTATCCCTTAAAATTTAGAATGCACATAACAGGCTTTGCAAAATGTCTTCATTTACCTTCATTTTAGCAGGTACTGTCTAGATGGTTCATAGTGCAGTCTTAGTTGCTACCTGTCGAATAGCTCGATCCGTGAATAAGGAGCTGGAACGCCAACATATGACCCATACTACCTGTGTCAATGGACAACACACAAAGGCCCAATCCCAATACTCTCCCTTTGCCCCTTTTCTTTcactttgcacatgtgcaaaatatagtgaaaggACGAAAGGCCACTTTGGATTGGGCCTTGATTTGTATTGCTCCAGTCCACCTAGCAGTAAAATGGGTACGCGCCTGGGGCTGGAGAAGTAAATGTAAGCCAGCATTGCAAAACATTTTGAGCATCTGCTCGATGGAAAAgtactatagaaatgcagtcgtCCTTTGTCTACTTTCTGTTCTACAGGTAGCTCAGTTGAATAAATAGTCGggcctaccaatatgtagacccggATTTAATTCctagtcatgctacctgtctatgtCACTGGGCAAGATACTTCATCTTGTGCTGTCAAAGTCTGCCCAGCTACAAATGGGTATTGGCCTTGGCTTAGAAAGTAACTTGTGTCGTCCTGGTGTCAAGTCCAGGGAGTGTCATAGACTATCACGTGCCTCACGCTACAAAATCTGTGGATCGACTTTGACACCAATGAACATCAGTGTCTGTGTAGGTCTTATTTATTCTTCTTATTTGCAGCTTTGTGGGCTTTGAACAGATGAACTTCTGTGGTGAGATGTACATCCTGGAGAAGGGAGAGTATCCTCGCTGGGATTGCTGGAGCAACTGCCAGAAGAACGACTACCTTCTGTCCTTCAGGCCTGTCAGAATGGTACTAAACCTACACCTGAAATGAACATACTTACTTTGTAGTTTGCTTTAGTCTGTTTGCTGACTTTGCCGCCCTTCTGTATGTGTCTGTAGGACCCCGAGAAGCACAAGATCTGCCTCTATGAGGTGGGAGAGTTCAAGGGCCGCAAGATGGAGATTATGGATGACGACGTTCCTAGCATGTTTTCTTACGGCTTCACTGACAGAGTGGGCAGCATTATCGTCAGCTGTGGCACGTGAGTATCCGTCAGTGAAATCAGTCTAATGTTAGCAAATTAAGAAACATCTGGATGAGACTGCACTCATatacaatgcaaataaaaaaattgtgtttgttgtttttgcagcTGGGTGGGATACCAGTTCCCTGGATACCGCGGCAGCCAGTACCTCCTGGAGAAGGGAGACTACAGGCACTTCAATGAGTATGGTGCCCGCTATCCTCAGTTCCAGTCCGTGAGGCGTATCCGCGACATGCAGTGGCACCAACAGGGCTGCTACACCATGGCCAGCAAGTGAGGCTCAGTGaaggagagaaagagaaagagcggAAATGAGGGAGAGGGACGGAGGAAGAGGGAACGGGGGAGAGATGTCTGAGGAGTTTCCTTCATAAAATGGCCTGTGATCTATGCAGCGAGGGAAAGGGTGAGGATTTAGATCTACACCGGATCTGACAAAGCACCTCAGCAGAAGGAGCACCTGGATCTGACCACCCTTCGTTCCTctctccttttctctctctctctctctttctactTTTTCTTTCTCCCCTGTGGGCAGAGCTTTGCTTTTCGCTAGTTATCCTTTTTTTTTCCTAGTCCCTCTCTTCCTTCCCCATCCAGTCCCCTGAAACACCAAAGAGGGAACAAAACATCATTTTCTGTCTTACACATGATTTTCAGCTCAGGGTATGATGCACCATTGAAAACTGAGTTTCTGGAGCCCCCTGCTCCTCTTCTGGCCCCTGTGCATTGCACCTCTACTCTGCTGTACAGAATCCTGGCTTAGTTTTCAATAAAAAggaaaatcttggtttcaaatatgGTCTTTTTATTAGCATTCTGGGAGGAATGTGGGTGAAATATATGTCTGCAAACCATAAAAGGttgcacagtggtaaacatttaCAACTTCAAATAACAGTTCAACAAGCAGctgctgcattaaaaaaaacttgcaaatggaaaaaaatgcTTGCCAACATAAAGAATACAAACAGAATTGGATTTGTTAATGTATGCTACGAATTTGGGCAATGCATGCAAACACTTTGCAAAGCTTCATAACCCAACAAAAGTACTAAAAAATGGGTGGGttggtatctatctatctatctatctatctatctatctatctatctatctatctatctatctatctatctatctatctatctatctatctatctatctatctatctatctatctatctatctatctatctatctatctatctatctatctatctatctatctatctatctatctatctatctatctatctatctatctatctatctatctatctatctatctatctatctatctatctatctatctatctatctatctatctatctatctatctatctatctatctatctatctatctatctatctatctatctatctatctatctatctatctatctatctatctatctatctat is part of the Thalassophryne amazonica chromosome 11, fThaAma1.1, whole genome shotgun sequence genome and harbors:
- the crybb1l1 gene encoding LOW QUALITY PROTEIN: beta-crystallin B1 (The sequence of the model RefSeq protein was modified relative to this genomic sequence to represent the inferred CDS: inserted 1 base in 1 codon); its protein translation is MSSGDKSKTSSQTDGKAAQSKKSEXGMMSYKMYVFDQENFQGRMIEISNECMNVCEMGMDRVRSLRVECGPFVGFEQMNFCGEMYILEKGEYPRWDCWSNCQKNDYLLSFRPVRMDPEKHKICLYEVGEFKGRKMEIMDDDVPSMFSYGFTDRVGSIIVSCGTWVGYQFPGYRGSQYLLEKGDYRHFNEYGARYPQFQSVRRIRDMQWHQQGCYTMASK
- the cryba1l1 gene encoding crystallin, beta A1, like 1, coding for MFRTTRSPMMQPLVNSGMGMAPFFKVTVFEQEHFQGKCLEFTSECCNIQECGMDNIRSIRVESGAWVGFEHHDFQGQQFILERGEYPHWDAYSGSLSYHVERLMSLRPIYCASHQSSRMIIYERENFMGRSVELCDDYPSLQGMGWMMPEVGSMHVQCGAFVCYEYPGYRGQQYIMECERHSGDYQHWRNWGSHCQTPQIQSIRRIQH